A part of Desulfobacter sp. genomic DNA contains:
- a CDS encoding aspartate aminotransferase family protein, with translation MKPVTLPDQGRSFDTVLDDLKTFGLDDPDYKNGKTWSLVYYRDEEYSNFLNEAGRLFASTNGLNPMAFKSLKRMEAEVVQMTAALLNGDEGACGIMTSGGTESCLLAVKTYRDMARKTKKIKKPEMIIPESAHVAWEKGAQYFDVKPVRIPLGEDFRVDIHAVERAVTKNTVMILGSAPGYPHGVVDDIEYLGDLAVENNIPLHVDACVGGYLLPFVEKLGYHISPFDFRVPGVTSISADTHKYGYAAKGASTLLYRDMEYMAHQFFISTEWPGGVFASPGILGTRPGGAVAAAWAAMQAMGRDGYLDHARIIMDTAAALIRGINAIEGLEVLGRPEAGLFAYRSTDKGLNIYAVGDRMEEKGWHIDRQQKPESLHAMVTPLHHKMTNQYLGDLKESVEKIRANPELGLSGSAATYGMVSKVPMRKMVKKNVLDIMKQSYGPGGMSLDLNAQDGKYAGWAEKLGRLFLRFRS, from the coding sequence AAGACCTGGAGCCTTGTCTATTACCGGGATGAGGAATATTCCAACTTTCTGAACGAGGCCGGCCGGCTCTTTGCCTCCACCAACGGCCTCAACCCCATGGCCTTCAAAAGCTTAAAACGGATGGAGGCTGAAGTGGTACAGATGACGGCTGCCCTCCTCAACGGAGATGAAGGGGCCTGCGGCATCATGACCTCCGGGGGCACGGAATCCTGCCTCTTGGCCGTAAAAACCTATAGGGACATGGCAAGAAAAACGAAAAAAATAAAAAAACCTGAAATGATCATCCCGGAATCCGCCCACGTGGCCTGGGAAAAGGGCGCCCAATACTTTGACGTCAAGCCGGTGCGCATCCCTCTGGGCGAGGATTTCCGGGTGGACATCCATGCTGTGGAACGGGCCGTCACAAAAAACACGGTGATGATCCTGGGATCGGCCCCGGGCTATCCCCACGGGGTGGTGGACGACATTGAGTACCTGGGGGACCTTGCCGTGGAAAACAATATCCCCCTCCATGTGGATGCCTGTGTGGGCGGATATCTTCTGCCCTTTGTGGAAAAGCTGGGCTACCATATCTCCCCCTTTGATTTCAGGGTACCCGGGGTGACATCCATTTCCGCCGACACCCATAAATACGGATATGCGGCCAAGGGGGCCTCCACTCTCCTCTACCGGGACATGGAGTATATGGCCCACCAATTTTTCATCTCCACGGAATGGCCCGGCGGGGTATTTGCGTCCCCCGGCATCCTGGGCACCCGGCCCGGCGGCGCCGTTGCCGCGGCCTGGGCGGCCATGCAGGCCATGGGGCGGGACGGATACCTGGACCATGCCCGGATCATCATGGATACGGCCGCCGCCCTGATCCGGGGCATCAACGCCATTGAAGGCCTGGAAGTGCTGGGACGGCCCGAGGCCGGTCTTTTCGCCTACAGATCCACGGACAAGGGCCTGAACATCTATGCCGTGGGGGACAGGATGGAAGAAAAAGGATGGCACATCGACCGGCAGCAGAAGCCTGAAAGCCTCCATGCCATGGTCACCCCCCTTCACCACAAAATGACCAACCAATACCTGGGAGACCTGAAAGAGAGTGTGGAAAAAATCCGGGCCAATCCTGAGCTTGGCCTCAGCGGCAGCGCCGCCACCTACGGCATGGTATCCAAGGTGCCCATGCGGAAAATGGTGAAAAAAAATGTCTTGGACATCATGAAACAGTCCTACGGCCCCGGAGGCATGTCGCTGGATCTCAATGCCCAGGACGGGAAATACGCCGGATGGGCAGAAAAACTGGGCCGACTGTTTTTAAGGTTCCGGTCCTGA
- a CDS encoding YheU family protein, giving the protein MNALKIPYDQLTPEALNGVIEEFVTRDGTDYGEHEVSLETKISQVLTHLKTGRAVIVFDPESETCNILRADDPALGRLKG; this is encoded by the coding sequence ATGAACGCCTTAAAAATTCCATATGACCAGCTCACCCCCGAGGCCCTTAACGGGGTGATTGAAGAATTTGTCACCCGTGACGGCACGGACTACGGTGAACATGAGGTCTCCCTGGAAACAAAGATCAGCCAGGTGCTGACCCACCTCAAAACCGGCAGGGCCGTTATCGTATTCGACCCGGAATCCGAAACCTGCAATATTCTGAGGGCCGATGATCCTGCCCTGGGCCGTCTCAAAGGATAA
- a CDS encoding DUF3820 family protein gives MILPWAVSKDNPVGIPVEPDKAAFAALANTRMPFGKYKGLRLVDLPEPYLVWFSQKGFPAGKLGEMLKTVYEIKRNGLEYLFNGPGF, from the coding sequence ATGATCCTGCCCTGGGCCGTCTCAAAGGATAATCCCGTGGGAATCCCAGTGGAACCCGATAAAGCGGCATTCGCCGCCCTGGCCAACACCCGGATGCCCTTTGGCAAATACAAGGGACTGCGGCTGGTGGACCTGCCCGAACCCTATCTTGTCTGGTTTTCCCAAAAGGGCTTTCCCGCAGGCAAGCTCGGGGAGATGCTCAAAACCGTATACGAAATCAAGCGGAACGGGCTTGAATACCTTTTCAACGGCCCTGGATTCTAA
- a CDS encoding AF1514 family protein has protein sequence MAQIHHVTDNQSDEYITMNISTENLDFAAAKAAAKGKAFEFCDHPMILSWKNGITGESHPDYECGVNDRPFWIRYAQGRGANLTIDINNGDYVFMVLKI, from the coding sequence ATGGCACAAATTCACCATGTCACGGATAACCAGTCCGATGAATATATCACGATGAACATTTCAACAGAAAATCTGGATTTTGCAGCAGCCAAAGCAGCGGCAAAGGGCAAGGCCTTTGAATTTTGCGACCACCCCATGATCCTTTCCTGGAAAAACGGGATCACCGGGGAATCCCATCCCGATTATGAATGCGGGGTTAATGACCGGCCGTTCTGGATACGGTATGCCCAAGGACGGGGAGCAAATCTGACCATTGACATCAACAACGGCGACTATGTGTTTATGGTGCTGAAGATTTAG
- the mtgA gene encoding monofunctional biosynthetic peptidoglycan transglycosylase: MGKKKKKNVGKTLRGWLVKTGLKLCLAAILLSSLQVLAVKFINPPGTVNMAYEWIRGNYFDAPYVTPAWEWKKIEHISPHLRRAVLASEDQRFLTHNGFDFTEIKNVIRDLMARGRFRGASTISMQTARSLFLPSSRSLVRKLAEAWYTVLIELFWDKKRILEVYLNTVDWGTGIVGAQAGARAYFSCDAGQLAPAQAAAMAAVLPSPHKWSAKHPGPHVKQRRSRILRQMKNMPLL; encoded by the coding sequence ATGGGGAAAAAAAAGAAAAAAAACGTCGGAAAAACACTGCGAGGCTGGTTGGTAAAAACCGGACTGAAACTCTGCCTGGCAGCGATCCTGCTCTCATCACTCCAGGTGCTGGCCGTAAAATTCATCAACCCGCCGGGCACCGTGAATATGGCCTATGAATGGATCAGGGGAAACTATTTTGACGCCCCCTATGTCACACCGGCCTGGGAATGGAAAAAAATAGAACACATATCCCCCCATCTGCGCCGGGCAGTCCTGGCCTCCGAGGACCAGCGGTTCCTCACCCATAACGGATTTGATTTCACGGAAATCAAAAATGTCATAAGAGATCTCATGGCCAGGGGACGGTTCCGGGGGGCCTCCACCATCAGCATGCAGACGGCCCGTTCCCTGTTTCTCCCGTCATCCAGAAGCCTGGTGCGCAAACTCGCAGAGGCCTGGTACACTGTACTCATTGAATTGTTTTGGGATAAGAAACGGATACTTGAGGTATATTTAAATACGGTGGACTGGGGAACGGGAATCGTGGGGGCCCAGGCCGGTGCCCGGGCCTATTTTTCATGCGATGCCGGACAGCTGGCGCCTGCCCAGGCCGCTGCCATGGCCGCCGTCCTGCCCAGCCCCCATAAATGGTCGGCAAAACACCCCGGCCCCCACGTCAAACAGCGCAGGTCCCGGATACTCCGCCAGATGAAAAATATGCCTTTGCTGTAA
- a CDS encoding peptidylprolyl isomerase produces MAAQDSYPGLGDGLYAKMDTDRGVILIKLFYKRVPLTVTNFAGLARGTMNTSSKKGEKFYDGLTFHRVIADFMIQGGDPTGTGRGGPGYQFPDEFHPDLKHDGPGILSMANSGPGTNGSQFFITHKATPWLDFKHSVFGRVVKGMDVVNAIEKNDTIKSVEIIAKGASAEAFRTDQSGFDVLMNARKARREADRKKEIAAFKMEMLEKNPGAVSLESGLMYVPVKPGSGSAVAKGATVQVHYTGVLANGRKFDSSRDRGHPISFTLGRGEVIPGWDMGIAGMKKGEMRRLLIPYPLAYGERGYPGVIPPKATLIFDVELVDFK; encoded by the coding sequence ATGGCGGCTCAGGACAGCTATCCCGGGCTTGGGGACGGGTTGTATGCAAAAATGGATACGGACCGGGGCGTCATCCTGATCAAATTGTTTTATAAGCGGGTGCCGCTGACCGTCACCAATTTTGCCGGCCTTGCCAGGGGAACCATGAACACCTCCAGCAAAAAGGGAGAAAAATTCTATGACGGATTGACATTCCACCGGGTCATTGCCGATTTCATGATTCAGGGGGGGGACCCCACGGGCACCGGGCGGGGCGGCCCCGGATACCAGTTCCCGGATGAATTCCATCCCGATTTGAAACACGACGGCCCGGGCATTTTGTCCATGGCCAATTCCGGCCCCGGCACCAACGGCAGCCAGTTCTTCATTACCCATAAGGCAACGCCCTGGCTGGATTTTAAACATTCTGTATTCGGCCGTGTGGTAAAGGGAATGGATGTGGTCAATGCCATTGAAAAGAATGATACAATCAAAAGCGTAGAGATCATAGCCAAAGGAGCGTCGGCCGAGGCCTTCCGGACGGACCAGTCCGGATTCGATGTCCTGATGAATGCCCGTAAAGCCCGGCGGGAGGCTGACAGAAAAAAAGAGATCGCCGCCTTTAAAATGGAGATGCTGGAAAAAAATCCCGGTGCCGTCAGCCTTGAATCGGGGCTGATGTACGTGCCAGTAAAACCCGGCTCCGGTTCGGCCGTGGCAAAGGGTGCCACCGTTCAGGTCCATTATACGGGGGTGCTGGCCAACGGCAGGAAATTCGACTCTTCCAGGGACCGGGGGCATCCCATCAGTTTTACCCTGGGCCGGGGAGAAGTCATTCCCGGATGGGACATGGGAATTGCCGGCATGAAAAAGGGGGAGATGCGGCGGCTGCTGATTCCATATCCCCTGGCCTATGGCGAGAGGGGGTATCCCGGTGTGATTCCGCCCAAGGCAACCCTGATTTTCGATGTGGAGCTTGTGGATTTCAAGTAG
- the selB gene encoding selenocysteine-specific translation elongation factor → MDNIILGTAGHIDHGKTSLVKALTGVETDRLKEEKERGITIELGFASLDLPNGQHIGIVDMPGHEKFVKNMVAGSSGIDVVVMVIAADEGVMPQTREHMEICNLMGIRHGMIALTKTDLVDEDLLELALEDINDFVAETFLEEKPIVPVSSATGQGLEKFTATLEDICSQLPERKYSSIFRLPVDRVFSMKGFGTVITGTLISGQVNVGDDIMVYPKKITSKVRGIQVHSSAVDNAAAGTRTAINFQGLDRESVVRGDILSSPGTLIESYMVDADFHFLKSNAKPAKARTRVRFHSGTSEILGYMVLLDREELLPGDSAPVQFRLEAPVCCIKDDRYVVRSYSPVKTIGGGTILNPASQKHKLNDPDVIQGLADLLTEDHEKTLSYFLSQRGFAGLSLTDLRVMANIPDKKLAATLQKMLARQEIIQTDKERQIYVHGRVFDNFKEKSLKLLAAYHEANPLKEGMPAQELKSKFKYVDDARFFNILFNRLEKEKAIIQDKNLVKLDGFEVALQVDQHEIKEKILGIYKTSGLTPPFFRTICQDLDLDQKTAKDVLQMLIDEKEVVKTKDDLFFGAGAIADLETKLIEFLKANEKITTPEFKDMTGISRKFVIPLIEYFDSTRLTIRVGDHRQLRRQV, encoded by the coding sequence GTGGACAATATAATTTTAGGCACGGCAGGACACATTGATCATGGAAAGACCAGCCTGGTCAAGGCATTGACCGGGGTTGAAACCGACCGCCTCAAAGAGGAAAAAGAGCGGGGCATCACCATAGAACTGGGATTTGCCTCCCTGGATCTTCCCAACGGACAGCACATCGGCATCGTGGATATGCCGGGCCACGAGAAATTTGTAAAGAATATGGTGGCCGGTTCCTCGGGCATTGATGTGGTGGTGATGGTGATTGCCGCAGATGAGGGCGTCATGCCCCAGACCCGTGAGCATATGGAAATCTGCAACCTCATGGGCATCCGCCACGGCATGATCGCCCTGACCAAGACCGATCTTGTGGATGAAGACTTGCTTGAACTGGCCCTGGAAGATATCAACGACTTTGTGGCAGAGACCTTTCTGGAAGAAAAACCCATTGTGCCGGTATCATCCGCCACAGGCCAGGGCCTGGAAAAATTCACAGCCACCCTTGAAGATATCTGCAGCCAACTGCCGGAACGAAAATATTCTTCCATATTCCGCCTTCCCGTGGACCGGGTGTTCTCCATGAAGGGATTTGGCACCGTCATCACCGGGACCCTGATATCCGGCCAGGTTAACGTGGGGGATGACATCATGGTCTACCCCAAAAAAATCACCTCCAAAGTCAGGGGGATTCAGGTCCACTCCAGTGCCGTTGACAATGCTGCCGCCGGCACCCGGACCGCCATCAATTTCCAGGGCCTGGACCGGGAATCCGTGGTCCGGGGGGATATACTCTCCTCGCCTGGCACTCTTATCGAGAGCTATATGGTGGATGCTGATTTCCATTTTCTGAAAAGCAATGCCAAACCGGCCAAGGCCAGAACCCGGGTGCGCTTCCATTCCGGCACCAGTGAAATCCTGGGGTATATGGTTCTCCTTGACCGGGAGGAACTTCTGCCGGGGGATTCAGCCCCGGTGCAGTTCCGCCTGGAGGCACCGGTCTGCTGCATCAAGGATGACCGCTACGTGGTCCGGTCATACTCACCGGTGAAAACCATCGGCGGCGGCACCATCCTGAACCCCGCCTCCCAGAAGCATAAATTAAACGATCCTGACGTTATCCAGGGCCTTGCCGACCTGCTCACAGAGGACCATGAAAAAACCCTTTCATACTTTCTTTCCCAGAGAGGATTTGCCGGGCTCTCCCTCACCGACCTGAGGGTGATGGCCAATATCCCGGATAAAAAGCTGGCCGCCACCCTCCAGAAAATGCTGGCCAGACAGGAAATCATCCAGACAGACAAGGAAAGGCAAATATATGTCCACGGCAGGGTGTTTGACAATTTCAAAGAAAAGTCACTGAAGCTGCTGGCCGCCTACCACGAAGCCAATCCCTTAAAGGAGGGCATGCCCGCCCAGGAACTGAAATCCAAATTCAAATACGTGGATGACGCCCGGTTCTTTAATATCCTGTTCAACCGCCTGGAAAAAGAAAAGGCAATTATCCAGGACAAAAACCTGGTCAAACTGGACGGGTTTGAGGTGGCACTGCAGGTGGACCAGCATGAAATAAAGGAAAAAATCCTGGGGATTTACAAAACGTCAGGCCTCACCCCGCCTTTTTTCAGGACCATCTGTCAGGATCTGGACCTTGACCAGAAAACGGCCAAGGATGTACTCCAGATGCTCATCGATGAAAAAGAAGTGGTTAAAACCAAAGATGACCTGTTTTTCGGGGCGGGTGCCATTGCCGACCTTGAAACAAAACTCATTGAATTTTTAAAGGCAAATGAAAAAATCACCACTCCGGAATTCAAAGATATGACCGGTATTTCAAGAAAATTCGTTATCCCCCTGATTGAATATTTTGATTCCACCCGCCTGACCATCCGGGTGGGGGACCACCGGCAATTGAGGCGTCAGGTCTAA
- a CDS encoding CGGC domain-containing protein, with product MTKVAIIRCEKNENRCPLTSCFKSMMENSQGFARYDSCSPAGVFTCRCPGDNVVDYGKILKAKGAQAIHFCTCAFAGKTENGWDKDKGGFCDHIEAIAQKVAEGTGLPCVLGSAHLPKGYVPEVK from the coding sequence ATGACAAAGGTAGCCATTATCCGGTGTGAGAAAAATGAGAACAGGTGTCCCCTGACCAGTTGTTTTAAGTCCATGATGGAAAACAGCCAGGGCTTTGCCCGCTATGATTCGTGCAGCCCGGCCGGCGTTTTTACCTGCCGGTGTCCCGGAGATAATGTGGTGGATTACGGGAAAATTCTAAAAGCAAAGGGGGCACAGGCCATTCATTTCTGCACTTGCGCCTTTGCCGGAAAAACCGAAAACGGATGGGATAAAGATAAAGGGGGGTTTTGCGATCATATTGAGGCCATCGCCCAAAAGGTGGCCGAAGGAACTGGTCTGCCCTGTGTTTTGGGATCTGCACATCTGCCTAAAGGGTATGTTCCGGAAGTGAAATAA
- a CDS encoding NifB/NifX family molybdenum-iron cluster-binding protein, translating into MKVAVSAYGEDLGAEINPRFGRCEYILIVDTKDKSVEAISNGNRNLGGGAGIQTAGLVIDKGAGAVITGSCGPNAMDVLSASGVKVYAGQAGIVGEAIDRFNRGELAPAAGATVPEKSGIEAPSGNAGYGSARGGGCRAAGGMGRGRGMGRGRGMGQGLGRRQ; encoded by the coding sequence ATGAAAGTAGCTGTAAGCGCATACGGTGAAGATCTGGGTGCTGAGATCAATCCCAGGTTCGGCCGGTGTGAATATATACTGATCGTGGATACCAAAGATAAAAGTGTTGAAGCCATATCCAATGGCAACAGGAATCTTGGGGGCGGTGCCGGCATTCAAACGGCAGGTTTAGTAATTGACAAAGGGGCCGGAGCCGTAATCACAGGTAGTTGCGGGCCCAATGCCATGGATGTACTCTCCGCCTCGGGTGTTAAGGTCTATGCGGGGCAGGCGGGGATTGTGGGAGAGGCAATTGACCGGTTTAACCGGGGCGAACTGGCGCCCGCTGCCGGGGCAACCGTTCCGGAAAAGTCCGGGATAGAAGCCCCATCAGGCAATGCGGGATACGGCAGTGCCCGGGGCGGCGGATGCAGGGCCGCCGGCGGAATGGGCCGGGGGCGCGGGATGGGCCGGGGCCGTGGAATGGGACAGGGACTGGGTCGAAGACAATAG
- the hemW gene encoding radical SAM family heme chaperone HemW: protein MSEHIYIHVPFCLKKCRYCDFYSETDLSRTSDYVPALVEEIRLRSQRPGRRDRTAVKTIYFGGGTPSVLLPAAIEKILETVSRYYSLAPSAEITLEANPGTLDRTYLKALRKVGVNRLSLGIQSFEDGRLALLGRIHTGSRAARAIDAARVAGFDNLGLDLIYGLPGEAEGDWQEEMDRALSFSPEHLSCYMLTLEPGTPLYRSWEKGLVTPMGGPAQVDRFRFTSIYLEAAGFSHYEISNFFREKKWESRHNSAYWKMVPYDGFGPSAHSYGIRLGRAGEVEYVRSWNVSNLNQYISALTRECLPVGDHECLTPGQQMLERIMVGLRRSKGIDIPAFDALPGAGFQRDFNILADRLAEDGLGRFSKAGDAFVLTLAGWARLDSIVEAFAKELPDDIS from the coding sequence TTGTCTGAACACATTTATATCCATGTGCCTTTCTGCCTTAAAAAGTGCAGATACTGCGATTTCTATTCGGAAACGGATCTGTCCCGGACCTCGGATTATGTCCCGGCCCTGGTGGAGGAGATCCGGTTGCGGTCCCAAAGGCCCGGCCGCCGTGACCGAACTGCTGTGAAGACAATCTATTTCGGTGGGGGGACCCCGTCGGTTCTGTTGCCTGCCGCCATTGAAAAAATCCTGGAGACGGTATCCAGATATTATTCCCTTGCACCCTCCGCGGAAATTACCCTTGAAGCCAACCCCGGCACCTTGGACCGGACATATCTGAAGGCCCTGCGGAAGGTGGGGGTCAACCGTCTGAGCCTGGGAATCCAGTCCTTTGAGGATGGGCGGCTGGCACTGCTGGGACGGATACACACCGGGAGCCGGGCGGCCCGTGCCATTGATGCGGCCAGGGTTGCCGGGTTTGATAATCTGGGGCTGGATTTGATCTACGGGCTTCCCGGAGAAGCCGAAGGCGACTGGCAGGAGGAAATGGACAGGGCGCTTTCATTTTCCCCTGAACACCTCTCCTGCTACATGCTGACCCTGGAACCCGGCACTCCCCTGTACAGGTCGTGGGAAAAGGGGCTCGTCACTCCCATGGGCGGCCCGGCACAGGTGGATCGTTTCCGGTTCACCTCCATATACCTGGAAGCGGCCGGTTTCAGTCACTATGAGATATCCAATTTTTTCCGGGAAAAAAAATGGGAGTCCCGTCACAATTCAGCCTATTGGAAGATGGTTCCCTACGACGGTTTCGGCCCCTCGGCCCATTCCTATGGTATTCGGCTTGGACGTGCCGGGGAGGTCGAATATGTCCGGTCCTGGAATGTCTCTAATCTAAATCAATATATATCCGCATTAACCCGGGAATGCCTCCCCGTTGGGGATCATGAATGCCTGACCCCGGGCCAGCAAATGCTGGAACGGATCATGGTCGGGCTCCGCAGATCAAAAGGGATTGATATCCCAGCCTTTGACGCATTGCCGGGGGCCGGGTTTCAACGCGATTTCAATATCTTGGCAGATCGCCTGGCAGAGGATGGGCTGGGGCGGTTTTCCAAAGCGGGAGACGCATTTGTCTTGACATTGGCGGGCTGGGCCCGGCTGGATAGTATTGTGGAGGCATTTGCCAAGGAACTGCCAGACGATATCTCCTGA
- a CDS encoding radical SAM protein encodes MPAKKNRPDKKKDAYRGFEQGPIRPPSEAYSLLLRLTRNCPWNRCTFCRVYKNRKFSLRSVENIIRDIDLIHGYISEIRKVVIPGLIPDHKAVHGVYKNVDVKDRVAFNAAMNWYASGMASIFLQDANSMIMKPGDLIQVLEHIRRCFPETKRITSYARSHTILRIKSNDLAVMGRAGLNRIHIGMESGSDLVLKRIKKGIDKAGHIRAGLKVKAAGMELSEYVMPGLGGIDLSVEHALETASALNAIDPDFIRIRTLAVTPGTVLAEQEAEGGFEKPSDAMMAKELRLFLESLDHIRSKVKSDHILNLFETLEGELPGDKDKMIRIIDRFFDLSAQDRVLYQVGRRMGFFRGPEDMADSPNLERVRQACEDFGVTPDNVDHIIDQLMKRFV; translated from the coding sequence ATGCCGGCAAAAAAAAACAGACCCGATAAAAAAAAAGATGCGTACAGGGGATTTGAGCAGGGGCCCATTCGCCCGCCTTCAGAGGCGTATAGCCTGTTGCTGCGGCTGACCCGGAACTGTCCCTGGAACCGGTGCACCTTCTGCCGGGTGTATAAGAACAGGAAATTTTCTTTACGGTCCGTCGAAAATATCATCCGGGATATCGATCTTATCCATGGCTATATTTCAGAGATCCGCAAGGTTGTTATCCCGGGGCTGATTCCCGACCACAAGGCCGTCCACGGGGTGTACAAAAATGTCGACGTCAAGGACCGGGTCGCCTTTAATGCCGCCATGAACTGGTATGCTTCGGGCATGGCATCCATTTTTTTGCAGGATGCCAATTCCATGATCATGAAGCCCGGCGACCTGATTCAGGTCCTTGAACATATCCGCCGCTGTTTTCCTGAAACCAAGAGAATCACCTCCTATGCCAGGAGTCACACCATCCTCAGGATAAAATCCAATGATCTCGCGGTGATGGGGCGTGCCGGCCTGAACCGGATTCATATCGGCATGGAATCCGGCTCCGACCTGGTATTGAAGCGCATCAAAAAGGGCATCGACAAGGCCGGGCATATCAGGGCCGGTCTCAAGGTAAAGGCCGCGGGAATGGAGCTCTCCGAATATGTGATGCCGGGACTGGGCGGCATCGACCTCTCCGTTGAACATGCCCTGGAAACCGCATCGGCCCTCAACGCCATTGACCCTGATTTCATCCGCATCCGGACACTGGCCGTTACCCCGGGAACCGTGCTGGCCGAACAGGAGGCCGAAGGGGGGTTCGAGAAGCCCAGCGATGCCATGATGGCCAAAGAGCTGAGGCTTTTTCTGGAAAGTCTGGACCATATCCGGTCCAAAGTGAAAAGCGACCACATCCTCAACCTCTTTGAAACCCTGGAGGGGGAGCTTCCCGGTGACAAGGACAAGATGATCCGTATCATTGACCGTTTTTTCGACCTCTCCGCCCAGGACCGGGTGCTCTACCAGGTGGGGCGGCGCATGGGGTTTTTCAGGGGGCCGGAGGATATGGCTGACAGCCCCAACCTGGAGCGGGTCCGCCAGGCCTGCGAGGATTTCGGCGTTACCCCGGACAATGTGGACCACATCATTGACCAGCTCATGAAGCGTTTTGTCTGA
- a CDS encoding DegT/DnrJ/EryC1/StrS family aminotransferase: protein MPGFEIFGDEERKQVNDVLETGVLFRYGFEGARNGHFKALEFEKKLADITGAGFSHLCSSGTAALSTALAACGIGAGDEVIVPPFTFVATFEAVIHAGAVPVFADIDETLCLDPDRLEQFISPRTKAVVPVHMCGAMARIDEIKAFCDKKGLILLEDACQSLGAAYKGKHLGTFGLAGCFSFDAVKTVTCGEGGGIITSDGDVYSRCDQYADHGHDHLGGPDRGADDHPIIGTNFRISELNAAVGLAQLNKLDQIIDTQRKNKAAIKDAMADIGDVTFRYLPDPTGDSATFLSFFLPTENRAREMAKKLAENGVPCPYWYDNNWHYYKKWHHLQDMKRSAPLAFELAENLPDYKNLVLEQTENVMKRTLSMQIMLSWTKEEIDQRIQAIYNAFKN from the coding sequence ATGCCCGGCTTTGAAATATTCGGAGATGAAGAACGAAAACAGGTCAACGATGTACTGGAAACAGGGGTCCTGTTCCGATACGGGTTTGAGGGCGCCAGAAACGGCCATTTCAAGGCGCTGGAATTTGAAAAAAAACTGGCAGATATCACCGGGGCTGGTTTCAGCCACCTCTGCTCTTCCGGCACCGCCGCCCTGTCCACGGCCCTGGCCGCCTGCGGCATCGGTGCCGGAGACGAGGTCATTGTACCGCCGTTTACCTTTGTGGCCACCTTTGAGGCAGTGATCCACGCCGGTGCGGTACCGGTTTTTGCCGATATCGATGAAACCCTCTGTCTGGATCCCGACCGCCTGGAACAATTCATTTCTCCCAGAACAAAAGCTGTGGTACCGGTGCACATGTGCGGCGCCATGGCCAGAATTGATGAAATCAAGGCCTTCTGCGATAAAAAGGGGCTGATCCTCCTTGAAGATGCCTGCCAGTCCCTGGGGGCCGCCTATAAGGGAAAACACCTGGGCACCTTCGGCCTGGCCGGCTGCTTTTCCTTTGACGCGGTAAAGACCGTGACCTGCGGCGAAGGCGGCGGTATCATCACCAGCGACGGGGATGTTTACAGCCGGTGCGACCAATACGCCGACCACGGCCACGACCATCTGGGCGGCCCTGACCGGGGCGCCGACGACCATCCCATCATCGGCACCAACTTCAGGATTTCCGAACTCAACGCCGCCGTGGGCCTGGCCCAGCTCAACAAACTGGATCAGATAATTGACACCCAGAGAAAAAACAAGGCCGCCATCAAGGATGCCATGGCCGACATCGGGGATGTCACCTTCAGGTATCTGCCCGATCCCACGGGGGATTCCGCCACATTCCTGAGCTTTTTTCTGCCCACGGAAAACCGGGCCCGGGAAATGGCAAAAAAACTGGCCGAAAATGGTGTGCCCTGCCCTTACTGGTATGACAACAACTGGCATTACTACAAAAAATGGCACCACCTTCAGGACATGAAACGGTCCGCCCCCCTTGCTTTTGAGCTGGCTGAGAATCTGCCCGACTATAAAAACCTGGTGCTGGAACAGACTGAAAATGTCATGAAGCGCACCCTTTCCATGCAGATCATGCTCTCCTGGACCAAGGAAGAAATCGACCAGCGCATCCAGGCCATTTACAACGCATTTAAAAATTAA